CAGGCAGTCGTCGCGTAATGGCTGTCGGCTTTAGCCATCAACAATCGATATTGTGCCGGCGGCAGATGCCGGAGAGCATCTCCCAGAGTGCGTCCGTAACCTCCCCGACGGCCTCCTGTGCCGCAGGCAAGGTCTCTTCGTTAATATAACGCGCGAGGAGGTTCCGTTCAACAGCGGAGTGCTCCTTGTCAGCCTCGATGTGAACTTTGAAGTAAGCCGTGCCGGCTGGTGTGTCGATTCCGTAGAACCGATTGAGACCGTCGATCTTGGCCTCGGCGACAGCAGGAATCTGACTCTCGTAGGCATAGAGCGCGGCGATGCCGGATGCCGTATCGCCGGAACAAGCCCTTCGGAAACGTTCGATCAATGCCTCAGTCTCGGCATGACGGGAGACCGACTGGACGGCTGTCTTCTCCTGACCGAGTGCCCCTGCGAACATCACCCATAGGTCGGGA
The DNA window shown above is from Calditrichota bacterium and carries:
- a CDS encoding CADD family putative folate metabolism protein, with amino-acid sequence MVETTTHYIDIIDRQIAARNLLSHPFYQSWTKGTLPRTALEDYARQYYHHVAAFPTYLSAVHSRCDDQETRLHLLANLMDEEAGRPNHPDLWVMFAGALGQEKTAVQSVSRHAETEALIERFRRACSGDTASGIAALYAYESQIPAVAEAKIDGLNRFYGIDTPAGTAYFKVHIEADKEHSAVERNLLARYINEETLPAAQEAVGEVTDALWEMLSGICRRHNIDC